One part of the Streptomyces nigra genome encodes these proteins:
- a CDS encoding RICIN domain-containing protein — protein MSLSRRALLGAGSFSLGAVALGAPFSGVASAAPGPAAEKPVPDRFLRLRPGSITARGWLAGQLRRQLDGLCGRFESGSHFLDFSATGWVHPERGGWEEVPYWLRGYVPLAVATGDAAALKRSRVWVDAILATQQSDGFFGPRALRTSLDGGPDFWPFLPLLQALRSHEEYTGDPRVVPFLVRFLRFMNAQGPGAFDRSWVSYRWGDGLDIAVWLYRRTGEAFLLDLAAKMHTHGADWTGATPSRHNVNIAQGFREPAQYAQLTGSDDLTRATYSAYDSVMGEYGLFPGGGMAGDENYRPGFTDPRQGFETCGIVEFMASHELLTRITGDPVWADRCEELAFNMLPASLDPEGKAIHYITSANGVDLDDRAKTQGQFQNGFAMQAFQAGVDQYRCCPHNYGMGWPYFTEELWLGTPDGGLAAALYAPSSVRTQVAGGTTVTVTEATDYPFGDTVTLTVSTPRPVRFPLLLRVPGWCRDPELRLNGSAFAASDGPSWARVERTWRDGDTVRVRFPQQARLRSWPGQHGAVSVERGPLTFSLAIGEEYERIGGTDAFPAYAVHATTPWNYGLVPETPLTVTRTASRVPGQPFTPQAAPVRITAQARRIPEWIADDEHVVAPLQDSPARSTAAVEKVTLIPSGAARLRITSFPTATPDGRPWTPEPPFRRVQNKHSGKVLAVDGMSLENSARVVQFANTGTADHAWQLVDRGDGWHLIRNGHSGKVLGVDGMSTQNSARVVQFEDNGTDDHLWRLVEDGDGWYRVLNKNSGKVLGVDGMSTADSAQVVQFEDNGTDDHLWRFL, from the coding sequence ATGTCGCTGAGTCGACGGGCATTGCTCGGTGCGGGTTCGTTCTCCCTCGGAGCGGTGGCTCTCGGCGCTCCTTTCTCCGGGGTCGCGTCCGCGGCGCCCGGACCGGCGGCCGAGAAGCCGGTGCCGGACCGGTTCCTGCGGCTGCGCCCGGGCAGCATCACCGCGCGCGGCTGGCTCGCCGGACAGCTGCGGCGCCAACTCGACGGCCTGTGCGGGCGGTTCGAGTCCGGCTCCCACTTCCTGGACTTCTCGGCGACCGGCTGGGTGCACCCGGAGCGCGGCGGCTGGGAGGAGGTGCCGTACTGGCTGCGGGGCTATGTCCCGCTGGCCGTCGCGACGGGCGACGCCGCCGCGCTGAAACGGTCGCGGGTATGGGTGGACGCCATCCTGGCCACGCAGCAGAGCGACGGCTTCTTCGGTCCGCGTGCCCTGCGCACCTCACTCGACGGCGGCCCCGACTTCTGGCCGTTCCTGCCGCTGCTCCAAGCCTTGCGCAGCCACGAGGAGTACACCGGCGACCCGCGCGTGGTCCCGTTCCTCGTGCGCTTCCTCCGCTTCATGAACGCCCAGGGGCCGGGCGCGTTCGACCGGAGCTGGGTGTCGTACCGCTGGGGCGACGGTCTGGACATCGCCGTCTGGCTCTACCGCCGTACCGGTGAGGCGTTCCTGCTCGATCTCGCCGCGAAGATGCACACCCACGGTGCCGACTGGACCGGAGCCACCCCGAGCCGGCACAACGTGAACATCGCCCAGGGTTTCCGTGAGCCCGCCCAGTACGCGCAGCTCACCGGTTCCGACGACCTCACCCGGGCCACGTACAGCGCCTACGACAGCGTCATGGGCGAGTACGGCCTCTTCCCCGGCGGCGGGATGGCCGGTGACGAGAACTACCGGCCCGGGTTCACCGACCCCCGGCAGGGCTTCGAGACCTGCGGCATCGTCGAGTTCATGGCCAGCCACGAACTGCTGACCCGCATCACCGGCGATCCCGTGTGGGCGGACCGCTGCGAGGAGCTGGCGTTCAACATGCTGCCCGCCTCCCTCGACCCCGAGGGCAAGGCCATCCACTACATCACCAGCGCCAACGGCGTCGACCTCGACGACCGGGCGAAGACACAGGGGCAGTTCCAGAACGGGTTCGCCATGCAGGCGTTCCAGGCCGGTGTCGACCAATACCGCTGCTGCCCCCACAACTACGGCATGGGCTGGCCGTACTTCACCGAGGAGCTGTGGCTGGGGACGCCCGACGGCGGTCTCGCCGCCGCGCTGTACGCGCCCAGTTCGGTGCGCACCCAGGTCGCGGGCGGCACGACGGTGACCGTCACCGAGGCCACCGACTATCCCTTCGGGGACACGGTCACGCTCACCGTGTCGACTCCCCGCCCCGTGCGCTTCCCGCTGCTGCTGCGCGTCCCCGGCTGGTGCCGCGACCCCGAACTCCGGTTGAACGGCAGCGCGTTCGCGGCCTCGGACGGCCCGTCCTGGGCGCGGGTGGAGCGCACCTGGCGGGACGGCGACACCGTCCGCGTCCGGTTCCCGCAGCAGGCCCGGCTGCGGAGCTGGCCCGGGCAGCACGGCGCGGTCAGCGTGGAGCGGGGCCCGCTCACCTTCTCCCTCGCCATCGGGGAGGAGTACGAACGCATCGGCGGCACCGACGCGTTCCCCGCCTACGCCGTCCACGCCACCACGCCGTGGAACTACGGACTGGTGCCGGAAACCCCGCTCACCGTCACCCGCACGGCGTCCCGGGTCCCCGGGCAGCCGTTCACCCCCCAGGCGGCACCCGTGCGGATCACGGCACAGGCCCGTCGCATACCGGAGTGGATCGCGGACGACGAGCACGTCGTCGCACCGCTCCAGGACAGCCCGGCCCGCAGCACGGCGGCCGTGGAGAAGGTGACGCTCATCCCGTCGGGCGCGGCCCGGCTGCGGATCACCTCGTTCCCCACGGCGACGCCCGACGGCCGGCCGTGGACCCCGGAGCCGCCGTTCCGCCGGGTGCAGAACAAGCACAGCGGCAAGGTGCTCGCCGTGGACGGGATGTCGCTGGAGAACAGCGCCCGTGTCGTGCAGTTCGCCAACACGGGGACCGCCGACCACGCCTGGCAGCTCGTGGACCGGGGCGACGGCTGGCACCTGATCCGCAACGGCCACAGCGGCAAGGTCCTGGGGGTCGACGGCATGTCGACCCAGAACAGCGCCCGGGTCGTGCAGTTCGAGGACAACGGCACCGACGACCATCTGTGGCGGCTGGTCGAGGACGGCGACGGCTGGTACCGGGTGCTCAACAAGAACAGCGGCAAGGTGCTCGGGGTGGACGGCATGTCGACCGCGGACAGCGCGCAGGTGGTCCAGTTCGAGGACAACGGCACGGACGACCATCTGTGGCGCTTCCTGTGA
- a CDS encoding mucoidy inhibitor MuiA family protein — MPTDTLPVPLPVTAVTCLEDRAHIERTADLDVGAGVQRLRLGPVSALAVDRTLHADLSGDVEADVLDVRIVRTWTPRGPRPAPDDSALRTRVRALEEEQRTLGHTRDRLRARLDLLGRLAADLLRDIAEGAGSGETDEGRWTRELDRVDAERDTCAEELRAAEARSTALAGELAQASQALGLAEQRPAELVGHVELTVRSEAAGRLRLRLTHLTACALWRPAYRAVLDGDAVTLETDAMVWQRTGEDWSDVRLTLSTARSALTTDPPRLTEDRLTLKDRTAEERRTVDVELREEDIAELGPTAVVGLPGVDDGGQTRVLHSPAPVSVPSDGRAHRVPVTKVTTPARSQYAASPELSPLVTQVVRFDNTSGHALLAGPVDLVRGSGFTGRGTLEFTAPGAPVELAFGSHDDYRVVRHTEESRDTATLTQRTVITRTVRLHISRFSAPDAHGDQIVALRERIPVSEVSAVEVRLRKEACTPEPDTIDADGIARWDLPLPPGGRRTITLVYELSASGKVVGL, encoded by the coding sequence ATGCCCACGGACACCCTGCCGGTCCCGCTGCCCGTCACCGCCGTGACCTGCCTGGAGGACCGCGCCCACATCGAGCGCACCGCCGACCTGGACGTCGGCGCCGGCGTCCAGCGGCTGCGCCTCGGCCCGGTGAGCGCGCTCGCGGTCGACCGCACCCTGCACGCCGACCTCTCCGGCGACGTCGAGGCGGACGTCCTCGACGTACGGATCGTGCGGACCTGGACGCCTCGCGGGCCGCGGCCCGCCCCGGACGACTCCGCGCTGCGCACCCGGGTCCGCGCCCTCGAGGAGGAGCAGCGCACGCTCGGGCACACCCGCGACCGGCTGCGCGCCCGGCTCGACCTCCTCGGCCGGCTCGCCGCCGACCTGCTGCGGGACATCGCCGAGGGCGCGGGTTCCGGCGAGACCGACGAGGGGCGCTGGACCCGTGAGCTCGACCGGGTCGACGCCGAACGCGACACCTGCGCGGAGGAACTGCGGGCCGCCGAGGCCCGATCGACGGCGCTCGCCGGCGAACTGGCGCAGGCGTCCCAGGCGCTCGGGCTCGCCGAGCAGCGGCCCGCCGAACTGGTCGGGCATGTCGAGCTGACCGTGCGGTCCGAGGCCGCCGGGCGGCTCCGGCTGCGGCTGACCCACCTCACGGCGTGCGCGCTGTGGCGCCCCGCCTACCGGGCGGTGCTCGACGGCGACGCGGTGACGCTGGAGACCGACGCGATGGTCTGGCAGCGCACCGGCGAGGACTGGTCGGACGTACGGCTCACCCTGTCCACGGCGCGTTCGGCGCTGACGACGGATCCGCCGCGGCTGACCGAGGACCGTCTCACGCTGAAGGACCGTACGGCCGAGGAGCGCCGCACGGTCGACGTGGAGCTGCGCGAGGAGGACATCGCGGAGCTCGGCCCGACGGCGGTCGTCGGCCTGCCCGGCGTGGACGACGGCGGCCAGACACGCGTCCTGCACTCCCCCGCGCCTGTGTCGGTCCCCTCGGACGGCCGGGCCCACCGGGTGCCGGTCACGAAGGTCACGACGCCCGCGCGCAGCCAGTACGCCGCTTCGCCCGAGCTGTCACCGCTGGTCACACAGGTGGTGCGGTTCGACAACACCTCCGGTCACGCCCTGCTGGCCGGGCCCGTGGACCTGGTCCGGGGCAGCGGCTTCACCGGCCGCGGCACGCTGGAGTTCACAGCACCGGGCGCCCCCGTGGAGCTCGCCTTCGGCAGCCACGACGACTACCGGGTGGTCCGCCACACCGAGGAGTCCCGGGACACGGCCACGCTCACACAACGCACGGTGATCACCCGCACGGTCCGCCTGCACATCTCCCGCTTCTCCGCACCCGACGCTCACGGCGACCAGATCGTGGCCCTACGGGAACGCATCCCGGTCTCCGAGGTGTCGGCGGTCGAGGTACGACTCCGCAAGGAGGCGTGCACCCCGGAGCCGGACACGATCGACGCGGACGGAATCGCCCGCTGGGACCTGCCCCTGCCCCCGGGCGGCCGCCGCACGATCACCCTGGTGTACGAACTCTCCGCGAGCGGCAAGGTGGTGGGGTTGTGA
- a CDS encoding phosphotransferase, protein MHRTEASRAQAAALEVVTSLGLPADEAVVLNDSNKLTLRLLPCDLLARVAPATEQVAAFEITLAQALAGSGSPVAALDPRVAPRPYERDGFVITLWTYYPPAALPDVPPAAYAAALTRLHTDMRALDVPAPHFTDRVAQARRLVADHTRTPDLPDADRTLLADTLRTLGQAVSEHGGAEQLLHGEPHPGNVLTTDRGVLFIDLETCCRGPVEFDLAHAPEEVGAHYPGADHDLLRRCRTLVLAIVTAWRWDRDDQLPGGRALAAEWLEQIRATP, encoded by the coding sequence ATGCACCGCACCGAGGCGTCCCGCGCACAGGCCGCGGCCCTGGAGGTCGTCACCTCGCTCGGCCTGCCCGCCGACGAAGCGGTCGTCCTGAACGACTCCAACAAGCTGACCCTGCGTCTGCTGCCCTGCGACCTCCTGGCCAGGGTGGCACCCGCGACCGAGCAGGTGGCGGCCTTCGAGATCACCCTGGCCCAGGCGCTCGCCGGTTCAGGAAGTCCCGTCGCCGCCCTCGACCCCCGCGTCGCGCCGCGACCGTACGAGCGGGACGGCTTCGTGATCACACTGTGGACGTACTACCCGCCCGCCGCTTTGCCGGACGTCCCGCCCGCCGCGTACGCGGCCGCCCTGACCCGGCTGCACACGGACATGCGCGCCCTCGACGTCCCGGCACCCCACTTCACGGACCGGGTCGCTCAGGCCCGCCGGCTCGTGGCGGACCACACCCGTACGCCGGACCTCCCCGACGCCGACCGGACCCTGCTCGCGGACACGCTGCGCACCCTCGGACAGGCCGTGAGCGAGCACGGCGGCGCCGAGCAGCTGCTGCACGGCGAACCGCACCCCGGCAACGTCCTCACCACGGACCGCGGGGTGCTCTTCATCGACCTGGAGACCTGCTGCCGCGGGCCCGTCGAGTTCGACCTCGCCCACGCGCCCGAAGAGGTCGGTGCCCACTACCCGGGCGCCGACCACGACCTTCTGCGCCGCTGCCGGACCCTCGTCCTGGCGATCGTCACCGCCTGGCGCTGGGACCGCGACGACCAGCTCCCCGGAGGGCGGGCGCTGGCCGCCGAATGGCTGGAGCAGATCCGGGCGACCCCCTAA
- a CDS encoding SAM-dependent methyltransferase, with amino-acid sequence MTEISAASREARKRIKTDQPHTARIWNYWLGGKDNYEVDQAAGDQIRGLHPGIGDYALADRKFLGRAVRYLAGECGIRQFLDIGTGLPTADNTHEVAQRIAPESRIVYVDNDPIVLAHAEALLTSTPEGHTAYLDEDLRNVDAILQQAERTLDLTQPVALMLLGVVIFIEDDKEATGIVSRLMDRLPSGSHLVLSHTVTHPDMPDVDAAVAFWNEHGTPKLTQRTPEGVARFFDGLEMLEPGVVSCNRWRPDESLAGLPEDVAMFGGVGRKA; translated from the coding sequence GTGACCGAGATTTCCGCTGCGTCGAGGGAGGCGCGCAAGCGCATCAAGACGGACCAGCCGCACACGGCCCGCATCTGGAACTACTGGCTGGGCGGCAAGGACAACTACGAGGTCGACCAGGCGGCCGGGGACCAGATCCGCGGCCTGCACCCGGGCATCGGCGACTACGCGCTGGCCGACCGCAAGTTCCTCGGGCGGGCCGTGCGGTACCTCGCCGGCGAGTGCGGCATACGGCAGTTCCTCGACATAGGCACCGGTCTGCCGACCGCCGACAACACGCACGAGGTGGCCCAGCGCATCGCGCCGGAGTCCCGCATCGTCTACGTCGACAACGACCCCATCGTGCTGGCGCACGCGGAGGCCCTGCTGACCAGCACGCCTGAGGGGCACACGGCCTACCTGGACGAGGACCTGCGCAACGTCGACGCGATCCTGCAGCAGGCGGAGCGGACGCTGGACCTCACCCAGCCCGTGGCGCTGATGCTGCTCGGCGTCGTCATCTTCATCGAGGACGACAAGGAGGCGACCGGGATCGTGAGCCGGCTGATGGACCGGCTGCCCTCGGGCAGCCACCTGGTGCTCTCGCACACGGTCACGCACCCGGACATGCCGGACGTCGACGCCGCCGTCGCCTTCTGGAACGAGCACGGCACGCCGAAGCTGACCCAGCGCACACCGGAGGGTGTCGCCCGGTTCTTCGACGGCCTCGAGATGCTGGAGCCGGGCGTCGTCTCGTGCAACCGGTGGCGGCCGGACGAGAGCCTGGCCGGGCTGCCGGAGGACGTGGCGATGTTCGGCGGTGTGGGGCGCAAGGCCTGA
- a CDS encoding PLP-dependent cysteine synthase family protein yields MPAPGAPSSSLRTIGGTPLVRLSHLVPQGAADVLVKVEGGNPTGSYKDRMALAIIEGAERRGALRPGQHVVEYTGGSTGSSLAFVCAVKGYPLSLVSSDAFAPEKLRTMRAFGADVIVLPSEGGRITPELFVRMREAVEEIVKRDGAFWTDQFHNTDALTGYSELGREILEQTGADGTTVDVFCAAVGTGGMFAGVSTVLREAGLPRAVALEPASSPMLSAGESGPHRVEGVATGIVPPLLAHGPFDEARTVEEQEARRLALPLARREGVFTGTSGALNVAGALRLAREAGAGHTVVTVAPDTGLKYLAGDLYAD; encoded by the coding sequence ATGCCCGCGCCCGGTGCCCCGTCCTCGTCGCTGCGCACGATCGGGGGCACGCCCCTGGTGCGTCTGAGCCATCTCGTCCCCCAAGGGGCGGCGGACGTCCTGGTGAAGGTCGAGGGCGGCAACCCGACCGGAAGCTACAAGGACCGGATGGCCCTGGCGATCATCGAGGGCGCGGAGCGCCGGGGTGCCCTGAGGCCGGGGCAGCACGTCGTCGAGTACACCGGGGGCAGTACGGGTTCCTCGCTGGCCTTCGTCTGCGCGGTGAAGGGGTACCCGCTGTCGCTGGTGTCGTCCGACGCGTTCGCGCCCGAGAAGCTGCGCACCATGCGGGCGTTCGGCGCGGACGTCATCGTGCTGCCGAGCGAGGGCGGGCGGATCACACCCGAGCTGTTCGTACGGATGCGGGAGGCGGTCGAGGAGATCGTGAAGCGCGACGGAGCCTTCTGGACCGATCAGTTCCACAACACGGACGCGCTCACGGGTTACTCCGAGCTGGGCCGCGAGATCCTCGAACAGACCGGTGCCGACGGGACGACGGTGGACGTGTTCTGCGCCGCCGTCGGCACCGGCGGCATGTTCGCCGGAGTCTCCACGGTGCTCCGCGAGGCCGGCCTGCCGCGCGCCGTCGCACTCGAGCCGGCGTCCTCGCCGATGCTGTCCGCCGGCGAGTCAGGCCCGCACCGGGTCGAGGGCGTCGCCACCGGGATCGTCCCGCCGCTGCTCGCGCACGGCCCGTTCGACGAGGCCCGCACCGTCGAGGAGCAGGAGGCCCGGCGGCTGGCGCTCCCGCTGGCCCGCCGGGAGGGCGTGTTCACGGGCACGTCCGGTGCCCTCAACGTCGCCGGCGCGCTCCGCCTCGCGCGGGAGGCGGGCGCGGGACACACCGTCGTCACGGTCGCCCCGGACACGGGCCTGAAGTACCTCGCGGGCGATCTGTACGCCGACTGA
- a CDS encoding TlpA family protein disulfide reductase → MRRRILLLAASLLASGCTAGDSEGGFALDKDGIATVAKDDRDLAPDLSGRTLHGERLSVASYRGEIVVLNVWGSWCTPCRREAPHFEKVHEDLKSQGVRFVGINVGDPRAAHARSFEKEFGVTYPSLHDPTSKLMLRFEKGTLSPTTIPSTLVLDRDGRIAARSLAALGEDGLRRMISPVLAEG, encoded by the coding sequence GTGAGACGCCGGATCCTGCTTCTGGCCGCCTCGCTGCTGGCCTCGGGATGCACGGCAGGGGACTCGGAGGGCGGTTTCGCCCTGGACAAGGACGGGATCGCGACGGTGGCGAAGGACGACAGGGACCTCGCGCCGGATCTGTCGGGCCGTACCCTGCACGGCGAGCGCCTCTCCGTGGCCTCCTACCGGGGCGAGATCGTCGTGCTGAACGTGTGGGGGTCGTGGTGCACGCCGTGCCGCAGGGAAGCCCCGCACTTCGAGAAGGTCCATGAGGACCTCAAATCCCAGGGCGTGCGGTTCGTCGGCATCAACGTCGGCGACCCCCGGGCCGCTCACGCCCGTTCCTTCGAGAAGGAGTTCGGCGTCACGTACCCGAGCCTGCACGACCCGACCAGCAAGCTGATGCTCCGTTTCGAGAAGGGCACGCTGAGCCCGACGACGATTCCGTCGACGCTCGTGCTCGACCGGGACGGCAGGATCGCGGCCCGCTCGCTGGCCGCGCTCGGCGAGGACGGTCTGCGCCGGATGATCTCGCCGGTCCTGGCGGAGGGGTGA
- a CDS encoding DUF4139 domain-containing protein: MKSEVAQTQGWASTLDAVVVYAQGALCTRVARGTVPEDGRVRVTGLPRSMDPGSLRARVTGGSGVRVTEVRVEVDAEPAGAEDADALRREMERLRDAHAAIQARRDRQAKMIGEIAALRPVPPTREPGDPPRPTPADAWLRLAEFVDERLRAHQLRLTALEEELRQAEHELAVATDRWTRASTDVPSEHIATSVVAVLTLDGATPDAGPVELELEYGVPGAVWVPAYRLLHRQGEDGGTLVLRASVAQRTGEDWTGVRLALATADLRRRTDLPRLRSLRVGRRQPAPAPSGWREPPAGLADLFSGYDAAGPRPVPTPPRAAPVPPPPMPPGYGVAPAALPEPGGPAAPGAAPFQTAPPPPPAPQAFGMPPAGFASAPPAFDVGAPAAAPAQRSRRAGAAPMAPPPSPPAAAPPRPSGAELDYTALVLSGADESGDRRGRLFPGASYDARADELRRRAESVAALPLPGHAVRPRASAGSFDHRHDAVARADIPSDGVWHTVTVTEIPVGLRTEYLCVPSVEQTVYATVFLSNATDQALLAGPVEVMSGDDFLTTAALPTLAPGGLRRMGLGPAEGIRVTRRTELRESTAGLRNNTTVLAHRVHVELANRLAHPVTVEVHEQVPVTSEADVRIDEQADWTTPEQDADRYAPGTRVWRVDLPAGGETAIDGGYDIRVPAAKALVGGNRRS; the protein is encoded by the coding sequence ATGAAGTCCGAGGTCGCACAGACACAGGGGTGGGCGTCGACGCTGGACGCGGTGGTGGTGTACGCGCAGGGCGCGCTGTGCACCCGCGTCGCCCGGGGCACCGTACCGGAGGACGGCCGGGTGCGGGTGACGGGGCTGCCGCGGTCGATGGACCCGGGGTCGCTCCGCGCACGGGTGACCGGTGGGAGCGGCGTACGTGTCACCGAGGTCCGGGTCGAGGTGGACGCCGAACCGGCCGGCGCCGAGGACGCCGACGCGCTGCGGCGCGAGATGGAGCGGCTGCGGGACGCGCACGCGGCGATCCAGGCGCGGCGCGACCGGCAGGCGAAGATGATCGGTGAGATCGCCGCGCTGCGCCCGGTGCCGCCCACCCGTGAGCCCGGGGACCCGCCGCGTCCCACGCCCGCCGACGCCTGGCTGCGTCTCGCCGAGTTCGTCGACGAGCGGCTGCGGGCGCACCAGCTCCGGCTGACCGCGCTGGAGGAGGAGCTGCGCCAGGCCGAGCACGAGCTTGCGGTGGCGACGGACCGGTGGACCCGTGCCTCCACCGACGTGCCGTCCGAGCACATCGCGACGAGCGTGGTCGCCGTCCTCACACTCGACGGCGCGACGCCGGACGCCGGGCCGGTGGAACTGGAGCTGGAGTACGGCGTCCCGGGTGCCGTCTGGGTCCCCGCGTACCGCCTCCTCCACCGGCAGGGCGAGGACGGCGGCACGCTCGTGCTGCGGGCCTCGGTGGCGCAGCGCACCGGCGAGGACTGGACCGGCGTCCGGCTCGCCCTGGCCACCGCGGATCTGCGCCGCCGCACCGATCTGCCGAGGCTGCGCTCGCTCCGGGTGGGACGGCGGCAGCCCGCTCCCGCGCCGTCCGGCTGGCGGGAACCCCCGGCGGGGCTCGCCGACCTCTTCTCCGGGTACGACGCGGCGGGCCCGCGCCCCGTGCCCACTCCCCCGCGTGCCGCTCCGGTCCCGCCGCCGCCGATGCCCCCGGGATACGGCGTGGCGCCCGCCGCGCTGCCCGAGCCTGGCGGGCCGGCCGCGCCCGGGGCCGCTCCCTTCCAAACCGCCCCGCCCCCACCGCCCGCGCCGCAGGCGTTCGGGATGCCGCCGGCCGGCTTCGCGAGTGCCCCGCCCGCCTTCGACGTGGGAGCGCCTGCCGCGGCACCGGCACAGCGGTCGCGGCGGGCGGGAGCCGCCCCCATGGCGCCGCCGCCGTCACCGCCGGCCGCCGCGCCGCCCCGGCCCAGCGGGGCCGAACTGGACTACACCGCGCTCGTGCTGTCCGGTGCCGACGAGTCCGGTGACCGCCGGGGCCGGCTGTTCCCCGGCGCGTCGTACGACGCACGGGCGGACGAGCTCCGCCGGCGCGCCGAGTCGGTGGCCGCGCTGCCGCTGCCGGGGCACGCCGTACGGCCCCGGGCGTCCGCGGGGTCCTTCGACCATCGCCATGACGCGGTCGCCCGCGCCGACATCCCCTCCGACGGTGTCTGGCACACGGTCACCGTGACGGAGATCCCGGTGGGGCTGCGCACCGAGTATCTGTGCGTGCCGTCCGTGGAGCAGACGGTGTACGCGACGGTCTTCCTCTCCAACGCCACCGACCAGGCGCTGCTCGCCGGGCCGGTCGAGGTGATGAGCGGTGACGACTTCCTGACCACCGCCGCGCTGCCCACGCTGGCCCCCGGCGGCCTCCGCCGGATGGGGCTGGGACCGGCCGAGGGCATCCGGGTCACCCGCCGCACCGAGCTGCGCGAGTCGACGGCCGGCCTGCGGAACAACACGACGGTGCTCGCGCACCGCGTCCATGTGGAGCTGGCCAACCGGCTCGCGCACCCCGTCACCGTCGAGGTGCACGAGCAGGTCCCGGTGACGTCCGAAGCGGACGTACGCATCGACGAGCAGGCCGACTGGACGACACCGGAGCAGGACGCCGACCGCTACGCCCCGGGCACCCGCGTCTGGCGCGTCGACCTGCCCGCCGGCGGCGAAACCGCCATCGACGGCGGCTACGACATCCGCGTCCCGGCCGCCAAGGCCCTGGTCGGCGGCAACCGGAGGAGCTGA
- a CDS encoding MFS transporter, translating into MPLALLALAVVAFGIGTTEFATMGLLPQIADGIGVSVPQAGNVVSAYALGVVVGAPLLTGIGARVPHKRLLLWLSALFVVGNVASAFAPDFGLLFAARFLAGLPHGALFGVGAVVASKLVAPDRAARAVSKMFLGLTIANIVGVPAGTALGQQLGWRSAYGAVAVIGVLALIALALFVPDQPRGRQSGIRHELRAMGNRQVAIGLGTAVIGFGGFFAVYSYLVPMLTNLTGISDSSTTLVLALYGVGMTLGTLVAGPLTDRALRPTMYGGLALLAAALVAFYFTVHSTVGALITITFIGAMGSLITTPVQMLLMAKAKNAPTMAAASNHSAFNLANAGGAWLGGLAISAGWGWASPSLVGAALAVAGLGLAFAGGALERRDGRAASSEVITSSAAEARTEAAPTHQA; encoded by the coding sequence ATGCCTCTGGCTCTGCTGGCCCTGGCTGTCGTCGCCTTCGGCATCGGCACCACCGAGTTCGCCACCATGGGGCTGCTGCCCCAGATCGCCGACGGGATCGGGGTGTCCGTGCCCCAGGCGGGCAACGTCGTCTCGGCCTACGCGCTCGGCGTGGTGGTCGGCGCGCCGCTGCTGACCGGTATCGGTGCCCGCGTCCCGCACAAGCGGCTGCTGCTGTGGCTGTCCGCCCTGTTCGTGGTCGGGAACGTCGCCTCCGCCTTCGCCCCCGACTTCGGTCTGCTCTTCGCCGCCCGCTTCCTGGCGGGCCTGCCGCACGGCGCGCTCTTCGGCGTCGGCGCCGTCGTGGCCTCCAAGCTGGTCGCCCCCGACCGGGCCGCCCGGGCGGTGTCCAAGATGTTCCTCGGACTCACGATCGCCAACATCGTCGGCGTCCCGGCCGGCACCGCGCTCGGCCAGCAGCTCGGCTGGCGGTCCGCCTACGGCGCCGTCGCCGTCATCGGGGTCCTGGCGCTGATCGCGCTGGCGCTGTTCGTCCCGGACCAGCCGCGCGGCCGGCAGTCCGGCATCCGGCACGAGCTGCGGGCCATGGGCAACCGGCAGGTCGCGATCGGCCTGGGCACCGCGGTGATCGGCTTCGGCGGCTTCTTCGCCGTCTACAGCTACCTCGTGCCGATGCTGACCAACCTGACCGGCATCTCCGACTCCTCCACCACCCTGGTCCTCGCCCTGTATGGCGTGGGCATGACGCTCGGCACCCTGGTGGCGGGCCCGCTCACCGACCGCGCCCTGCGGCCGACCATGTACGGCGGTCTCGCCCTGCTCGCGGCCGCGCTGGTGGCGTTCTACTTCACCGTCCACAGCACGGTCGGGGCGCTGATCACGATCACGTTCATCGGCGCCATGGGGTCCCTCATCACGACGCCCGTCCAGATGCTGCTGATGGCGAAGGCCAAGAACGCCCCGACGATGGCGGCGGCCTCCAACCACTCCGCGTTCAACCTGGCCAACGCCGGTGGCGCCTGGCTCGGCGGCCTCGCCATCTCGGCGGGCTGGGGATGGGCCTCGCCGAGCCTCGTGGGCGCGGCCCTGGCCGTAGCCGGTCTCGGTCTGGCCTTCGCGGGCGGCGCCCTGGAGCGGCGCGACGGCCGCGCGGCGAGCTCCGAGGTGATCACGTCGTCCGCCGCCGAGGCCCGGACCGAGGCGGCGCCCACGCACCAGGCCTGA